Proteins encoded together in one Lathyrus oleraceus cultivar Zhongwan6 chromosome 5, CAAS_Psat_ZW6_1.0, whole genome shotgun sequence window:
- the LOC127085004 gene encoding LOW QUALITY PROTEIN: uncharacterized protein LOC127085004 (The sequence of the model RefSeq protein was modified relative to this genomic sequence to represent the inferred CDS: inserted 1 base in 1 codon), with protein sequence MMRRDPVFARKKQSSVPSLVDLCVQKAIDNVRYLGNVGPVDHHLLEQILPHCTLDQLMHIEKASEGDLSPVTDKLWKKFFEKQFGSNCVKEVIKRMAEKRVSFRWLQLYEAKVKEMAEAENEALDRIRQRYKKEDARKQSRQVKICAKVPPSSKRRFWGDNGPGYNVSNVKSNIMKKSKIEFLKCREVKNIAAMNKNSIQRPTSSSSMMKSGSMSXNWFNFKRSQIFKEVILGAKYAMYHYLILNCDDSYIYLDATKKLYYHYSLDFYVLVYYLLCR encoded by the exons ATGATGAGACGGGATCCAGTGTTTGCGAGGAAGAAGCAATCATCGGTTCCATCATTGGTTGATCTTTGTGTTCAGAAAGCTATAGATAATGTAAGATACCTTGGAAATGTTGGTCCTGTTGATCATCATCTGCTTGAGCAAATTTTGCCGCATTGCACGCTTGACCAGTTGATGCATATCGAGAAGGCCAGCGAA GGGGATTTGAGCCCTGTAACTGATAAGTTGTGGAAAAAGTTCTTCGAGAAGCAGTTTGGTTCAAATTGCGTGAAAGAAGTTATTAAGAGGATGGCAGAAAAAAGAGTGTCATTCAGATGGTTGCAGTTGTACGAG GCTAAAGTAAAGGAAATGGCCGAGGCTGAGAATGAAGCACTTGATCGAATCAGGCAACGCTACAAGAAAGAAGATGCAA GAAAACAGAGTAGGCAAGTAAAGATATGCGCCAAAGTTCCACCTTCAAGTAAAAGAAGATTTTGGGGAG ATAATGGACCTGGATACAATGTGTCAAATGTGAAGAGCAACATAATGAAGAAGTCAAAGATAGAATTTCTTAAGTG CCGCGAGGTAAAAAACATTGCAGCAATGAATAAAAACTCTATCCAGAGACCTACCAG TTCATCAAGCATGATGAAGAGTGGAAGTATGT GGAATTGGTTCAACTTCAAAAGATCCCAAATCTTCAAAGAGGTTATTTTAGGAGCAAAATATGCTATGTATCATTATCTGATTTTAAATTGTGATGACAGTTACATTTATCTTGATGCTACTAAAAAATTGTATTATCATTATTCGCTTGATTTTTATGTGCTGGTGTATTATTTACTGTGTAGATAG